A genomic segment from Thermodesulfobacteriota bacterium encodes:
- a CDS encoding histone deacetylase family protein gives MMKVFFHNDFYQVYADDPAAAAGRMQAIVREIAPHVAFVEAEFADHDDVAAVHTARHIDHVRDEGVYPMAMLAAGGAVQAAETGLAEPCFALIRPPGHHASAGSCWGFCYFNNMAVALTSLKRRKMIAIAYVLDIDLHYGDGTVNILGDKDWVTVYNVESMKRDSYLEEVRREMAACRADLIGISAGFDNHRQDWGSVLETEDFTEIGRLVRAAAVRNQGGCFAILEGGYNHEILGRNALALIQGMSSK, from the coding sequence ATGATGAAGGTGTTTTTCCACAACGATTTTTATCAGGTCTATGCCGACGACCCGGCCGCGGCGGCCGGGAGGATGCAGGCCATCGTCCGGGAGATCGCGCCCCACGTCGCCTTCGTGGAGGCGGAATTCGCCGACCATGATGACGTGGCGGCCGTGCATACCGCGCGGCACATCGATCATGTCCGAGACGAGGGCGTTTACCCCATGGCCATGCTCGCCGCCGGCGGTGCTGTCCAGGCGGCCGAGACCGGCCTGGCCGAGCCCTGCTTCGCGCTGATCCGGCCGCCGGGGCATCACGCCTCGGCCGGCTCCTGCTGGGGCTTCTGCTATTTCAATAACATGGCCGTGGCCCTGACCTCCCTGAAGCGCCGGAAGATGATCGCCATTGCCTACGTACTGGACATCGATCTGCACTACGGCGACGGCACGGTCAACATCCTCGGGGATAAGGACTGGGTCACCGTCTATAACGTCGAGTCCATGAAGCGGGACAGCTACCTGGAGGAGGTCCGGCGCGAGATGGCCGCCTGCCGGGCCGACCTCATCGGCATTTCCGCCGGGTTCGACAATCACCGCCAGGACTGGGGCAGCGTGCTGGAGACGGAAGATTTCACCGAGATCGGCCGGCTGGTCCGGGCGGCGGCCGTCCGAAACCAGGGCGGCTGCTTTGCCATCCTGGAGGGCGGCTATAATCATGAAATTCTGGGCCGCAACGCGCTGGCCCTGATTCAGGGGATGTCGTCCAAATGA
- a CDS encoding acyl-ACP thioesterase domain-containing protein, whose amino-acid sequence MGFQLTRTIDYFQSATDGRVKLDSFIKILQNAALEHVREVDRDSRVLIADGYAWILNKVAITIFRHPVYGQTLTVDTWHRGTKGFKSYREYEIRSGEELVAAATSSWLYLDLARRRVVKIPAETDRIYGTRPDLALGLDIEEWRPDKKLAPAFVMDITTRHSDYDMLGHVNNAAYFDYLDTLIRRSSPNAPTVKSIFIQYNKEIGGEVGRVKAGLAPNAAGGSSFVIYDETQLYACGDMVMGE is encoded by the coding sequence ATGGGTTTTCAACTGACCCGGACCATCGATTATTTCCAGTCGGCCACGGACGGCCGGGTCAAACTGGATTCCTTCATCAAGATCCTGCAGAACGCGGCCCTGGAACATGTCCGGGAGGTTGACCGGGATTCCCGGGTGCTCATCGCCGATGGCTATGCCTGGATCCTCAACAAGGTGGCTATTACGATTTTCCGGCATCCGGTTTACGGTCAGACCCTGACCGTGGATACCTGGCACCGGGGGACAAAAGGCTTCAAGTCCTACCGGGAATACGAAATCCGGTCGGGTGAGGAACTGGTGGCGGCGGCCACCAGTTCCTGGCTTTACCTGGACCTGGCCCGGCGCCGGGTGGTCAAGATTCCGGCGGAAACCGACCGGATTTACGGCACGCGGCCGGACCTGGCCCTGGGCCTGGACATCGAGGAGTGGCGGCCGGACAAGAAACTGGCGCCCGCCTTTGTCATGGATATCACCACCCGCCATTCGGACTATGACATGCTGGGTCATGTCAATAACGCCGCCTATTTCGATTATCTGGACACCCTCATCCGCCGCTCGTCCCCAAACGCGCCGACGGTGAAAAGCATCTTCATCCAGTACAACAAGGAGATCGGCGGCGAGGTCGGCCGGGTCAAAGCCGGCCTGGCTCCCAACGCGGCCGGGGGAAGCTCCTTTGTGATCTATGACGAAACCCAACTGTACGCCTGCGGGGATATGGTGATGGGGGAATAA
- a CDS encoding 4-hydroxyphenylacetate 3-hydroxylase family protein, translating into MMMTPEAYEESLRKLNLKVYLFGEKLDNVVDNPIIRPSMNAVAKTYELAGKPEHEDLMTAVSHLTGRRINRFTHIHQSTDDLVRKTRMGRLLGGATACCFQRCVGMDALNALSIVTFDIDVKYGTEYHRRFVKYLEYVQENDLTCDGAMTDPKGDRSLPPHQQPDPDMYLRVVEVKNDGIVVRGAKAHQTGAVNSHEVVVMPTIAMREADKDYAVSFALPSDAEGITYIMGRQSCDTRKLENGLIDRGNPVFGGHEALVVFEDVFVPHERVFMLKEFEFAGRLVEQFAAYHRQSYACKVGVGDVLIGAAQLAAEYNGAEKASHIKDKIVEMNHLNETLFCGSFSCAAAGHREPSGTFAVNTLLANVFKQNVTRFPYEIARLAQDIAGGLMVTLPSEADFNSPDVGGLVKKYFKGRAGVPVENRQRVLRLIENLTLGTAAVGYLTESMHGAGSPQAQRIMISRLVNLEEKKKKAAKLCGIWF; encoded by the coding sequence ATGATGATGACCCCGGAAGCTTATGAAGAGAGTCTGCGCAAACTCAACCTGAAGGTTTACCTGTTCGGAGAGAAGCTGGACAACGTGGTGGACAACCCCATCATCCGGCCCTCCATGAACGCGGTCGCCAAGACCTATGAACTGGCCGGGAAGCCGGAACACGAGGACCTGATGACCGCCGTTTCCCACCTGACCGGCCGGAGAATCAACCGCTTTACCCATATCCACCAGAGCACCGACGACCTGGTCCGCAAGACGCGCATGGGCCGGCTCCTGGGCGGGGCCACGGCCTGCTGCTTTCAGCGCTGCGTGGGCATGGACGCGTTAAACGCCCTGTCCATCGTTACCTTCGATATTGACGTCAAATACGGCACCGAATACCACCGCCGGTTTGTCAAATACCTGGAATACGTCCAGGAGAATGACCTGACCTGCGACGGCGCCATGACCGATCCCAAGGGCGACCGCTCCCTCCCGCCCCATCAGCAGCCGGACCCGGACATGTACCTGCGGGTGGTGGAGGTGAAGAACGACGGTATCGTGGTCCGGGGGGCCAAGGCCCACCAGACCGGCGCCGTCAACTCCCACGAGGTCGTCGTCATGCCCACCATCGCCATGCGGGAGGCGGACAAGGATTACGCCGTGTCCTTTGCTCTGCCCAGCGATGCCGAGGGCATCACCTATATCATGGGCCGCCAGTCCTGCGATACCCGCAAGCTGGAAAATGGCCTCATCGACCGGGGCAACCCGGTCTTCGGCGGTCACGAGGCCCTGGTGGTCTTCGAGGACGTGTTCGTGCCCCACGAGCGGGTTTTCATGCTCAAGGAATTTGAGTTCGCCGGCCGGCTGGTGGAGCAGTTCGCCGCCTATCACCGCCAGAGCTACGCCTGCAAGGTGGGCGTCGGCGATGTGCTCATCGGCGCGGCCCAGCTGGCCGCTGAATACAACGGGGCAGAAAAAGCTTCACATATCAAAGACAAAATCGTGGAGATGAACCATTTAAACGAGACCCTTTTCTGCGGGTCGTTCTCCTGCGCCGCCGCCGGCCACCGGGAACCCAGCGGGACCTTTGCCGTCAACACCCTGCTGGCCAACGTCTTCAAACAGAACGTGACCCGGTTCCCCTACGAGATCGCCCGCCTGGCCCAGGACATCGCCGGCGGCCTGATGGTCACCCTGCCGTCGGAGGCTGATTTCAATTCCCCGGACGTGGGCGGGCTGGTGAAAAAGTATTTTAAAGGACGGGCGGGCGTGCCCGTGGAAAACCGGCAGCGGGTGCTGCGGCTGATCGAGAACCTGACCCTGGGGACCGCGGCCGTGGGCTACCTGACCGAATCAATGCACGGGGCCGGATCGCCCCAGGCCCAGCGCATCATGATCTCCCGGCTGGTCAACCTGGAAGAAAAGAAGAAGAAGGCCGCCAAGCTCTGCGGCATCTGGTTTTGA
- the pheA gene encoding prephenate dehydratase, with the protein MNDSGSEKPGGPENRTLEQLRQEISRTDREILTFLNRRAELCLAVGRIKAATDDAIFKPFREKEVLQQLVGSNPGALPEDHLRAIYREILSSSRKLQRPDKVVYLGPEGTFSYFAGVELLGGSTDFEPRGSLADVFAAVAAREAALGVVPLENSLHGSVGQNLDFFLRYPVFIQAEIYCRVSHCLLSAGDGLEAVQTVYSHPRALEQCAAWLDAHLPRAECVPVSSTAAAARRAAGRREYAAIGHSRLADMFSLKILAARIEDMPDNWTRFVTIGPDMPAVSGRDKTSLLFTLPDRSGALSDVLSVLARGNINMKKLESRPLKTDQWQYLFFADVECDLNDDEYSGLMRELSGKCHSLKILGSYPAGRNVDEGCARP; encoded by the coding sequence ATGAACGATTCCGGATCAGAAAAGCCGGGAGGACCGGAAAACAGGACGCTGGAACAGCTACGTCAGGAGATCAGCCGGACCGACCGGGAGATCCTGACCTTTTTGAACAGGCGGGCCGAGTTGTGTCTGGCCGTGGGGCGGATCAAGGCAGCCACGGATGACGCCATCTTCAAGCCGTTCCGCGAGAAGGAGGTGCTTCAGCAACTGGTCGGCAGCAATCCCGGGGCTCTGCCGGAAGACCACCTGCGGGCCATTTACCGGGAAATCCTCTCTTCCTCCCGCAAGCTCCAGCGCCCGGATAAGGTCGTTTACCTGGGACCGGAAGGGACCTTTTCCTATTTTGCCGGCGTGGAGCTGCTGGGCGGCAGTACGGATTTTGAGCCCCGCGGCAGCCTGGCCGACGTGTTCGCGGCAGTGGCCGCCAGAGAAGCGGCGCTGGGCGTGGTGCCCCTGGAGAACTCGCTGCACGGCAGCGTGGGGCAGAACCTGGATTTCTTTCTGCGCTACCCGGTATTTATCCAGGCGGAAATTTACTGCCGCGTCAGTCATTGCCTGTTGAGCGCGGGGGACGGGCTGGAAGCGGTCCAAACGGTCTACTCCCATCCCCGGGCCCTGGAGCAGTGCGCTGCCTGGCTGGACGCGCACCTGCCGCGGGCCGAGTGCGTGCCCGTGTCGAGTACGGCCGCGGCCGCCCGCCGGGCGGCCGGGCGCAGGGAATATGCCGCCATCGGTCACAGCCGGCTGGCGGACATGTTCTCCCTGAAGATTCTGGCCGCCCGGATCGAGGATATGCCGGACAACTGGACGCGGTTTGTGACCATCGGCCCGGACATGCCCGCGGTCAGCGGCCGGGACAAGACATCGCTGCTGTTTACCCTGCCGGACCGGTCGGGAGCCCTGTCCGACGTCCTGTCGGTGCTGGCCCGTGGCAACATCAACATGAAGAAACTGGAGTCCCGCCCGCTGAAGACGGACCAGTGGCAGTACCTGTTTTTTGCCGACGTTGAATGCGACCTGAACGACGATGAATATTCCGGCCTGATGCGGGAGCTGTCCGGCAAATGCCACAGCCTGAAAATCCTGGGCAGTTATCCGGCGGGGCGGAATGTGGACGAAGGGTGCGCGCGACCATGA
- a CDS encoding NAD(+)/NADH kinase — MTTMGLVVKSDPEAVANADALEQWLRERGVGVVRKTPESGQPASAALSCVFVLGGDGTFLSAARWIGDLDIPMIGIKFGQVGFLAETVEDDLISAAEKIVGGNFTIQQRMRLQVTIVKNGAERVRQTVLNDVVINKGALARLAHIKASINGHYLTTYPGDGLIISTPTGSTAYSLAAGGPIIHPSVAGIVLTPICPFTLTNRPLVVPESARIELSLAKKPRDIMVTLDGQEGHEIDERDTVIIEKAPHPVNMIILPGQRYFDVLKAKLRWGGGPG, encoded by the coding sequence ATGACGACCATGGGCCTGGTGGTAAAATCCGATCCCGAAGCCGTCGCCAATGCCGATGCGCTGGAGCAATGGCTGCGGGAGCGGGGTGTGGGGGTGGTTCGCAAGACACCTGAGTCCGGACAGCCGGCTTCGGCCGCGCTTTCCTGCGTGTTCGTTCTGGGCGGAGACGGCACTTTTTTAAGCGCTGCCCGCTGGATCGGTGACCTGGACATCCCCATGATCGGCATCAAGTTCGGCCAGGTGGGGTTTTTGGCGGAGACGGTCGAGGACGACCTGATCTCCGCGGCCGAAAAGATAGTCGGCGGCAACTTTACCATTCAGCAGCGGATGCGCCTGCAGGTTACCATTGTCAAAAACGGTGCTGAACGGGTCCGGCAGACGGTGTTAAACGACGTGGTCATCAACAAGGGCGCCCTGGCCCGATTGGCCCACATCAAGGCCAGCATCAACGGCCATTACCTGACCACCTATCCCGGCGACGGCCTGATCATTTCCACCCCCACCGGATCAACAGCTTACTCCCTTGCGGCCGGCGGCCCGATCATCCATCCCTCGGTGGCGGGCATCGTGCTGACGCCGATTTGTCCGTTTACGCTCACCAACCGGCCCCTGGTCGTGCCGGAAAGCGCCCGTATCGAGTTGAGCCTGGCCAAGAAACCCAGGGATATCATGGTCACCCTGGACGGGCAGGAAGGGCACGAAATCGACGAACGGGACACGGTGATCATCGAAAAGGCGCCGCATCCGGTCAACATGATCATCCTGCCGGGGCAGCGGTATTTTGACGTGCTCAAGGCCAAGCTGCGGTGGGGCGGGGGGCCGGGATGA
- a CDS encoding ribonuclease J: protein MLKIIPLGGTREIGLNMMAVEYGDTTFAIDAGLMFPEDYMLGVDIVIPEISYLKAKQDSFAAIVLTHGHEDHIGAIPYVLKTMNVPVYGTPFTLELVKYKLNEWGLLENARLHPISPDDTLKIGPFELNFIRVNHSVVDGVGIAIGTPVGTVIHTGDFKLSESHFSWMNTDVDKFVEYGQKGVLALMSDSTNVEKEGRTFSDKKVGDTLEKLISRSPGRAIIALFASNIVRIQQIVDIAARHNRKIAFDGRSIEVSVQTARDLGYLRIPEHLGISIKDMDYFPDREVIVITTGSQGEPMSSLARMAIGNNKMIRTKPDDTIILSSKFIPGNEKAIAGVINNFCEDGARVIYEKISDIHVSGHAFADELKEMIDLVNPQYFIPIHGERRHLVHHIRLAEEMGIPRERTLLPDNGRVIEFDENGGRIGGRIETSRVLVDGKGVGDVGQRVLRERRELAEHGLVIVVMIFDEETGIILHGPEIISKGFVFPGVTGHLLQDAECVILEIVEEVSGTVPDRVAVIEAKMKIALRQYFKFTIQRRPVVIPIIVEI from the coding sequence ATGCTGAAAATCATTCCCCTGGGCGGAACCCGGGAAATCGGTCTGAATATGATGGCCGTTGAATACGGCGACACGACTTTCGCCATCGACGCCGGGCTGATGTTTCCGGAAGATTACATGCTCGGGGTGGATATCGTTATCCCCGAAATCAGCTATCTCAAGGCCAAACAGGACAGCTTCGCCGCCATTGTCCTGACCCACGGTCACGAAGATCACATCGGCGCCATTCCTTATGTATTAAAGACCATGAATGTGCCGGTCTACGGCACGCCCTTCACCCTGGAACTGGTCAAGTACAAGCTGAACGAATGGGGCCTGCTGGAAAATGCCCGTCTTCACCCGATCTCCCCGGATGATACATTGAAGATCGGTCCGTTTGAACTGAATTTCATCCGGGTCAACCACAGCGTGGTGGACGGTGTGGGTATCGCCATTGGCACGCCGGTGGGCACAGTCATCCATACCGGGGATTTCAAGCTCAGCGAAAGCCATTTCTCCTGGATGAACACGGACGTGGATAAGTTCGTCGAATACGGCCAGAAAGGCGTGCTGGCCCTCATGTCCGATTCCACCAACGTTGAAAAGGAAGGGCGCACCTTTTCCGACAAAAAAGTCGGGGACACCCTGGAAAAACTGATCTCCCGCAGCCCGGGCCGGGCCATTATCGCCCTGTTCGCGTCCAACATCGTCCGCATTCAGCAGATCGTCGACATCGCCGCCCGGCACAACCGCAAGATCGCCTTTGACGGACGCAGCATTGAGGTCAGCGTCCAGACGGCCAGGGACCTGGGATACCTGCGCATTCCGGAACACCTGGGAATCAGCATCAAGGACATGGATTACTTCCCCGACCGGGAAGTCATCGTCATCACCACCGGCAGCCAGGGTGAGCCCATGTCATCCCTGGCCCGCATGGCCATCGGCAACAACAAGATGATCCGCACCAAACCGGACGACACCATTATCCTGTCCTCCAAGTTCATTCCCGGCAACGAAAAGGCCATTGCCGGGGTCATCAATAATTTCTGCGAAGACGGCGCCCGGGTCATCTATGAAAAAATTTCCGACATCCATGTCTCCGGCCACGCCTTTGCCGACGAACTCAAGGAGATGATCGACCTGGTCAACCCCCAATATTTCATTCCCATCCACGGCGAACGGCGGCACCTGGTGCACCATATCCGGCTGGCCGAAGAAATGGGCATCCCCCGGGAACGGACGCTGCTGCCGGACAACGGCCGGGTCATCGAATTCGACGAGAACGGCGGACGCATCGGCGGACGCATCGAAACCAGCCGGGTGCTGGTCGACGGCAAAGGCGTCGGCGATGTCGGCCAGCGCGTCCTGCGGGAGCGCCGGGAACTGGCCGAGCACGGCCTGGTGATCGTGGTCATGATATTCGACGAAGAGACCGGCATCATCCTGCACGGCCCGGAAATCATCTCCAAGGGTTTTGTCTTCCCCGGGGTCACCGGCCATCTGCTCCAGGACGCCGAATGCGTCATCCTGGAAATCGTGGAAGAGGTCAGCGGTACCGTTCCCGACCGGGTGGCGGTCATCGAAGCGAAGATGAAAATCGCCCTGCGGCAATACTTTAAATTTACGATTCAGCGACGGCCGGTTGTCATCCCCATTATTGTAGAGATATAA
- a CDS encoding dihydropteroate synthase — protein sequence MMIVADNLQVTSRRVAQAIEHRDAEAIRAMVTQSLKAGADAIDINPGPLTREPEDKMTFLVEAVQSATDKPLLLDTTNPRALAAGLKVARNPAVINGFSLEPVKLAEILPLAVAHDVDIIGYLLYPDSRVPVDEDECLAVASALLEAFEQSGLGRERLIIDPVVAPLIWDNGLRHNRAVLGVIPRLADLFGFPVRTIAGISNLTTGPAVYPRRIRMEQTFIPMLAAAGLSMALMNMRHVESVRSVRAGDLLLQSDVFAWDAMEDPGIR from the coding sequence ATGATGATCGTGGCCGATAACCTGCAGGTGACCAGCCGGCGCGTTGCCCAGGCCATCGAGCACCGGGACGCGGAGGCGATCCGCGCCATGGTGACGCAAAGCCTGAAGGCCGGGGCCGATGCCATCGACATCAACCCCGGCCCGCTGACCCGGGAGCCGGAAGACAAGATGACCTTCCTGGTGGAGGCGGTGCAGTCGGCCACGGACAAGCCCCTGCTGCTGGATACCACCAACCCCCGGGCCCTGGCCGCCGGCCTGAAGGTTGCCCGCAATCCGGCCGTCATCAACGGTTTTTCCCTGGAGCCCGTCAAGCTGGCGGAGATCCTGCCCCTGGCCGTGGCCCATGACGTCGACATCATCGGTTACCTGCTCTATCCCGACAGCCGGGTGCCGGTGGATGAGGACGAGTGCCTGGCCGTGGCATCGGCCCTGCTGGAAGCCTTCGAACAATCGGGTCTCGGCCGGGAGCGGCTGATCATCGACCCGGTGGTCGCGCCCCTGATCTGGGACAACGGCCTGCGGCACAACCGGGCGGTGTTGGGCGTCATTCCCCGCCTGGCCGATTTGTTCGGGTTTCCCGTTCGCACCATTGCCGGGATTTCCAACCTGACCACCGGCCCGGCCGTTTATCCGAGACGGATTCGCATGGAACAGACCTTTATTCCCATGCTGGCGGCCGCCGGCTTGAGCATGGCTCTGATGAACATGCGCCATGTCGAGTCGGTACGAAGCGTCCGGGCCGGTGATCTGCTGCTGCAATCGGACGTTTTTGCCTGGGATGCCATGGAAGATCCCGGTATCAGATAA
- a CDS encoding antitoxin produces the protein MNKIKKKAFDPIDQEEKDLMESIDRDEWQPVKKFDQERKKAIEAARNTLKKDKRINLRLSQKDYHQIQIRAIEEGIPYQTLISSIVHKYLSGSLTPKS, from the coding sequence ATGAATAAAATCAAAAAAAAAGCATTTGACCCAATCGATCAGGAAGAAAAAGACCTGATGGAATCCATTGATCGTGACGAGTGGCAACCCGTTAAAAAATTTGATCAGGAAAGAAAAAAAGCAATCGAGGCGGCCAGAAACACTCTGAAAAAAGACAAGCGAATCAATCTTCGTCTTTCTCAGAAGGACTACCATCAAATACAGATAAGAGCCATTGAAGAAGGCATCCCCTATCAAACACTCATTTCAAGTATTGTGCATAAATATTTGAGCGGTTCTTTAACGCCTAAATCATAG
- a CDS encoding class I SAM-dependent methyltransferase, whose translation MEKKLDFDVKQLAAIKGFMDDEEAAHLYRVAREAAGLGPCLEIGSYCGKSAVCLGSGCREAGGILFSIDHHRGSEEQQAGEEYFDPALYDYRAGRVNTLPAFLAALEHAGLTGTVVPIVCASDVAARAWATPLSLVFIDGGHALETAVTDYRCWAHHLMPGGFLLIHDIFENPEEGGQAPYEVYKLAQSSGLFAPHSRVRTLGVLRRK comes from the coding sequence GTGGAAAAAAAATTGGATTTTGATGTAAAACAACTGGCTGCCATAAAAGGCTTTATGGACGACGAAGAGGCAGCCCACCTTTATCGCGTGGCCCGGGAGGCGGCCGGGCTGGGGCCCTGCCTTGAAATCGGCAGCTACTGCGGCAAATCGGCGGTTTGCCTGGGCAGCGGCTGCCGGGAAGCCGGCGGCATCCTCTTTTCCATTGACCACCACCGGGGTTCCGAGGAGCAGCAGGCCGGCGAGGAATACTTTGATCCGGCCCTGTATGATTACCGGGCCGGCCGCGTCAACACCCTGCCTGCCTTCCTGGCGGCCCTTGAACATGCCGGACTGACCGGAACGGTGGTGCCCATCGTCTGCGCCTCGGACGTGGCGGCCAGGGCCTGGGCCACTCCCCTGTCCCTGGTCTTTATCGACGGCGGCCACGCCCTGGAAACCGCCGTCACGGACTACCGCTGCTGGGCCCATCATCTCATGCCGGGCGGTTTTCTGTTGATCCACGATATTTTTGAAAACCCGGAAGAAGGCGGGCAGGCGCCATACGAAGTTTACAAGCTCGCTCAATCCTCAGGCCTCTTTGCGCCTCACTCCCGCGTCAGGACCCTGGGCGTGTTGCGGCGAAAATAA
- a CDS encoding BrnT family toxin yields the protein MKYLNWNPEKNEILKRERGLSFEEIAYLVESGRVIGIEENPGYPGQKMYVLEIDEYAIVVPYLEDDAEIFLKTAFPSRKYTKKYGLKGA from the coding sequence ATGAAATATCTGAACTGGAATCCTGAAAAAAACGAAATTTTAAAAAGAGAACGTGGCCTGTCCTTTGAAGAAATAGCCTATTTGGTTGAATCCGGCCGGGTAATCGGAATCGAGGAAAATCCCGGGTATCCGGGTCAAAAAATGTATGTGCTTGAAATTGACGAATATGCCATCGTCGTACCTTATCTGGAAGATGATGCCGAAATATTTTTAAAGACTGCTTTTCCAAGCCGTAAATACACAAAAAAGTACGGTTTGAAGGGGGCATAA
- a CDS encoding DNA translocase FtsK — translation MKKELGGILLFFLVILTLVSLLTFSPEDPAIGLGTSSTGKIRNFFGPLGAHTAGLLLAGFGIGAFWAPLLLFMAGIRIILKKDVAAIIRIAWGGVLLMVATGCLASFQSGERFFSIYPAHSAAGKILQEALTRLAGPRGGLFIVLLLLLVGLITATGFSPVRFFRRARGLGRMMIEQIKTRRMILRERKLKTEKRVAAQLKKPPKKPGELKINTPVPAPVKAVPRPKQEEFSFMSDSGGFSLPSVKLLDDPDERPASVDHDSLAMLSRLLEKKLDDFGVNGSVTAVTPGPVVTMFEYEPAPGVKINRIVSLADDLALALRALSIRIVAPIPGKSVIGIEIPNPQRETVRIKEIIVSESFEKQKSKLTLCLGKDIVGEPVAVEMDKMPHLLVAGSTGSGKSVALNAMICSLLYKATPDEVKLLMIDPKRIELSLYNNIPHLITPVVTDMRKATNALSWAVREMEQRYERLSEKKVRNISQYNRKIEKEQKAGEEAEPKLPYIVIIIDEFADLMAVSSREVEAALARLAQMARAAGIHLIIATQRPSVNVITGIIKANFPTRISFQVSSKIDSRTILDANGAESLLGSGDMLFMAPGTAKIQRIHGAFISEEEVLRVIEFLKKQKRPDFDERVTEAPPRPEGEPESTEYDEFYDEAVALVAKTRQASISMIQRHLRIGYNRAARIVETMEREGVVGPSDGVKPREVLVADFDQGLKGSRDQGAK, via the coding sequence ATGAAAAAAGAACTCGGCGGCATCCTGCTTTTCTTCCTGGTCATCCTGACCCTGGTCAGCCTGCTGACCTTCAGCCCGGAAGACCCCGCCATCGGCCTGGGCACGTCTTCCACCGGAAAAATCAGAAATTTTTTCGGCCCCCTGGGAGCGCACACGGCCGGGCTGCTGCTGGCCGGTTTCGGCATCGGCGCGTTCTGGGCACCGCTGCTGCTCTTTATGGCCGGCATACGGATCATCCTCAAAAAAGACGTGGCGGCTATTATCCGCATCGCCTGGGGCGGGGTACTGCTGATGGTCGCCACCGGATGCCTGGCCTCGTTCCAGTCCGGTGAACGGTTTTTTTCCATTTATCCCGCTCACAGCGCCGCCGGGAAAATTCTGCAGGAAGCCCTGACCCGGTTGGCCGGCCCCAGGGGCGGGTTATTTATCGTTCTCCTGCTGCTTTTAGTCGGCCTGATCACCGCCACCGGGTTTTCGCCGGTCCGGTTCTTCAGGCGCGCCAGGGGGCTCGGCCGGATGATGATCGAGCAGATCAAAACCCGGCGGATGATTCTCCGGGAGCGAAAACTGAAAACGGAAAAGCGCGTGGCCGCCCAGTTGAAAAAACCGCCCAAAAAACCCGGCGAGCTGAAAATCAACACCCCTGTCCCTGCTCCCGTCAAGGCCGTGCCGCGGCCCAAGCAGGAAGAATTTTCCTTCATGAGTGACAGCGGGGGATTCTCTCTGCCCTCGGTAAAGCTCCTGGATGATCCCGATGAACGGCCGGCGTCGGTGGACCATGACAGCCTGGCAATGCTGTCCCGCCTGCTGGAAAAAAAGCTGGATGATTTCGGCGTCAACGGATCGGTCACCGCCGTCACCCCCGGCCCGGTCGTGACCATGTTCGAATACGAGCCGGCCCCCGGCGTAAAGATCAACCGCATCGTCAGCCTGGCCGACGACCTGGCCCTGGCCTTGCGGGCCTTGAGCATCCGCATCGTGGCGCCCATCCCCGGCAAATCCGTGATCGGCATCGAGATCCCCAACCCCCAGCGGGAGACGGTACGCATCAAGGAGATCATCGTTTCGGAAAGCTTTGAAAAACAAAAATCCAAGCTGACCCTGTGCCTGGGAAAAGACATTGTCGGCGAACCGGTGGCGGTGGAAATGGACAAGATGCCCCACCTGCTGGTGGCCGGTTCGACCGGATCGGGCAAAAGCGTGGCCCTAAACGCCATGATCTGCAGCCTGCTGTACAAGGCCACCCCGGACGAAGTCAAGCTGCTGATGATCGATCCCAAGCGCATCGAACTCTCCCTTTACAACAATATCCCCCACCTGATCACGCCGGTGGTCACCGACATGAGGAAGGCCACCAACGCCCTGTCCTGGGCGGTCCGGGAAATGGAACAGCGGTACGAACGGCTGTCCGAGAAGAAAGTCCGCAACATCAGCCAGTACAACCGTAAAATCGAAAAGGAGCAGAAGGCCGGGGAAGAGGCCGAGCCCAAACTGCCCTACATCGTCATCATCATCGACGAGTTCGCCGACCTGATGGCCGTCTCCTCCCGGGAGGTGGAAGCCGCCCTGGCGCGCCTGGCCCAGATGGCCCGAGCCGCCGGCATTCACCTGATCATCGCCACCCAGCGGCCGTCGGTGAACGTCATCACCGGCATCATCAAGGCCAACTTTCCCACCCGGATATCCTTTCAGGTCTCCTCCAAGATCGATTCCCGCACCATCCTGGACGCCAACGGCGCCGAAAGCCTGCTGGGCAGCGGCGACATGCTCTTCATGGCGCCCGGCACGGCCAAAATTCAGCGCATCCACGGCGCCTTTATTTCCGAGGAAGAGGTACTGCGGGTCATCGAGTTTCTGAAGAAGCAGAAGCGGCCGGATTTTGACGAACGTGTCACGGAAGCGCCGCCCCGGCCCGAGGGGGAACCGGAATCAACGGAATATGATGAATTTTATGATGAGGCGGTGGCCCTGGTCGCCAAAACCCGGCAGGCATCCATCTCCATGATCCAGCGCCATCTGCGCATCGGCTACAACCGGGCGGCCCGGATCGTTGAGACCATGGAGCGTGAGGGCGTGGTCGGCCCGTCCGACGGCGTCAAGCCCCGGGAGGTGCTGGTGGCTGATTTTGACCAGGGGCTCAAGGGATCAAGGGATCAAGGGGCCAAATGA